A section of the Armatimonadota bacterium genome encodes:
- a CDS encoding aldehyde dehydrogenase family protein: protein MTIAEIFNNLNYGPAPEAAELAQAWLEAHQGSFGIYIGGEFRASHSGGQFETDCPATGEPLAKIALGGPEDVDAAVKAARAAQPNWESLGGHGRAKVLYALARQVQKHSRLLAVLETLDNGKPIRETRDIDVPLVARHFYHHAGWAQIFETEFSGYRPVGVCGQIIPWNFPLLMLAWKIAPALAAGNTVVLKPAEFTSLTALCFAELCDAAGVPPGVVNIVTGEGETGRLIVEHPGIDKIAFTGSTEVGRLIRKATAGTGKKLSLELGGKSPFIVFEDADLDSAVEGLVDAIWFNQGQVCCAGSRLLVQESCAERFLSKLKDRMATLRMGDPLDKAVDIGAIIAPVQLERIAGLVEQSRNEGAEVYQAPCEIPARGWFYPPTLLSNVSPASTAAQVEIFGPVLAAMTFRTPAEAVALANNTVYGLAASVWSENLSLALDVAGQVKSGTVWVNSTNLFDAASGFGGYRESGFGREGGSEGLLEYLVFDRLGSSPRKPAPKPSKREPTSPPGIDRTYKLYIGGKQVRPDQGFSLEVVGSSGRRLGEVSRANRKDVRNAVEAARNAQPGWAAQTGHARAQVLYYLAENLSARGAQFAELLAAMSGSGFADGEREVGLCVERLFECAAWADKYDGRVHGTAFRGITYTLNEPVGVIAATCPDGPGLLPLVATLGVCMAMGNACVVAPSETTPLAAAEFIQVLETSDVPAGVVNLLTGLQSELRKTLAEHDGVDAMWHFGDAEGGRQVELLSVGNLKQTWLGPSKSHDWSERPWSASKEFLRHATQVKNVWAPLGE, encoded by the coding sequence ATGACCATTGCCGAGATCTTTAACAACCTGAATTACGGGCCCGCTCCCGAGGCGGCCGAACTGGCGCAGGCCTGGCTGGAGGCGCACCAAGGATCGTTCGGGATCTATATCGGCGGGGAATTTCGGGCGTCGCACTCCGGAGGGCAGTTCGAGACCGACTGCCCGGCAACGGGAGAACCCTTGGCGAAGATCGCGCTAGGCGGGCCGGAAGACGTCGATGCAGCGGTAAAGGCGGCGCGAGCGGCGCAGCCCAATTGGGAGTCCCTCGGCGGACATGGCAGAGCGAAAGTGCTCTATGCACTGGCACGGCAGGTGCAGAAGCACTCCCGGCTTCTGGCGGTCTTGGAGACCCTCGACAACGGCAAACCCATCCGTGAGACCCGGGATATCGACGTGCCGCTGGTAGCGCGCCACTTCTATCACCATGCGGGCTGGGCGCAGATCTTCGAGACGGAGTTCTCAGGGTACAGGCCTGTGGGCGTTTGCGGCCAGATCATCCCGTGGAACTTCCCGCTCTTAATGCTGGCCTGGAAGATTGCGCCAGCGCTTGCAGCCGGGAACACGGTGGTGCTCAAGCCCGCCGAATTCACGTCGCTCACCGCGCTTTGCTTCGCTGAGCTCTGTGACGCCGCTGGCGTGCCTCCGGGGGTCGTCAACATCGTTACCGGCGAGGGCGAGACGGGACGGCTGATCGTCGAGCACCCTGGAATCGACAAGATCGCGTTCACCGGGAGCACCGAAGTGGGCCGCCTGATCCGCAAGGCGACGGCGGGCACGGGCAAGAAGCTGAGCCTTGAACTCGGCGGCAAGTCGCCGTTCATCGTGTTCGAGGACGCCGATCTCGACAGCGCCGTCGAGGGGCTCGTGGACGCGATCTGGTTCAACCAGGGCCAGGTTTGCTGCGCGGGGTCGCGGCTGCTCGTGCAGGAATCCTGCGCAGAGAGGTTCCTCTCCAAGCTCAAGGACCGGATGGCGACGCTTCGCATGGGCGACCCTTTGGACAAGGCCGTCGACATCGGTGCAATTATCGCTCCGGTGCAGCTTGAGCGGATCGCGGGACTGGTCGAGCAGAGCCGCAACGAGGGAGCGGAGGTCTACCAGGCGCCCTGCGAGATCCCGGCGCGGGGGTGGTTCTACCCGCCGACGCTTCTCTCCAACGTTTCGCCGGCCTCGACCGCCGCGCAGGTAGAGATTTTCGGCCCGGTGCTGGCCGCCATGACCTTCCGCACTCCCGCCGAGGCGGTGGCGCTCGCGAACAACACGGTCTACGGGCTCGCGGCGAGCGTATGGAGTGAAAACCTGAGCCTGGCGCTGGACGTCGCGGGACAGGTGAAGTCTGGGACGGTGTGGGTGAACTCGACGAACCTCTTCGACGCCGCATCTGGTTTTGGCGGCTATCGGGAGAGCGGCTTTGGCCGCGAAGGCGGCAGCGAGGGACTTCTGGAGTATCTGGTTTTCGACCGTTTGGGCTCCTCGCCCCGCAAGCCGGCGCCCAAGCCGTCCAAGCGCGAACCAACCTCGCCTCCCGGCATCGACCGAACCTACAAGCTCTACATCGGTGGCAAGCAGGTGCGGCCTGACCAGGGGTTTTCGCTCGAAGTGGTTGGTTCTTCGGGCAGACGGCTGGGCGAGGTGTCTCGCGCCAACCGCAAGGACGTGCGGAATGCCGTCGAAGCGGCGAGGAACGCGCAGCCAGGCTGGGCGGCCCAGACCGGCCATGCGCGGGCGCAAGTTCTTTATTACTTGGCAGAAAACCTCTCGGCGCGCGGCGCCCAGTTTGCCGAGCTGTTGGCGGCGATGTCGGGTTCAGGGTTCGCCGATGGGGAACGAGAGGTCGGGCTTTGTGTGGAGCGGCTGTTCGAGTGCGCGGCCTGGGCGGACAAGTACGACGGGCGCGTGCACGGGACGGCCTTCCGGGGGATCACCTACACCCTGAACGAACCGGTCGGCGTGATCGCGGCAACCTGCCCCGATGGTCCGGGGCTCCTGCCCTTGGTCGCCACCCTGGGAGTCTGCATGGCGATGGGCAACGCCTGCGTGGTGGCCCCGAGTGAGACGACGCCGCTGGCGGCGGCGGAGTTCATCCAGGTGCTCGAGACCTCGGACGTACCTGCCGGGGTCGTCAACTTGCTGACGGGACTTCAGTCGGAGCTTCGAAAGACGCTGGCCGAGCATGACGGCGTGGATGCGATGTGGCATTTCGGCGACGCTGAAGGGGGCCGGCAAGTCGAACTGCTATCGGTAGGCAACCTTAAGCAGACTTGGCTCGGGCCCTCAAAGTCCCACGACTGGAGCGAGCGGCCCTGGTCGGCCAGCAAGGAATTCCTCCGCCACGCCACTCAGGTGAAAAACGTTTGGGCACCTTTGGGCGAATAG
- the pyrF gene encoding orotidine-5'-phosphate decarboxylase encodes MTISSKNIAARDRLIVALDLPTPEENWRLVESLGDEAAFYKVGWRLFLCSGFDLVDRLRGLGKKVFLDLKMDDIGETIQTAVAVIAGRADLLTLQGGAATLRAARAGVGAAPGPKLLSVTFLSSMNAQDLSDVYGVVTRGEQAFDFDAFLLHRASMAMEAGADGLIASGGSIGLLREKLGERPLIVTPGIRPTGSSTDEHKRSLTPAEAIKMGADHLVVGRPIRSAADPLGAARQILEEIEGAIG; translated from the coding sequence ATGACGATCTCCTCGAAAAACATCGCCGCCCGTGACCGACTCATTGTTGCCCTCGACCTGCCGACACCGGAAGAAAACTGGAGGCTCGTCGAGTCTCTCGGCGATGAGGCAGCCTTCTATAAGGTTGGGTGGCGGCTCTTCCTCTGCTCGGGCTTCGACCTGGTCGATCGGCTCAGAGGTTTGGGCAAGAAGGTGTTTCTCGACCTAAAGATGGACGATATCGGGGAGACGATCCAGACGGCGGTGGCGGTCATCGCTGGCCGGGCAGACCTGCTGACCCTTCAAGGCGGGGCCGCGACACTCCGTGCCGCGAGGGCCGGCGTGGGGGCTGCGCCCGGGCCAAAACTCCTCTCGGTCACGTTCCTTTCCAGCATGAACGCGCAAGACCTCTCGGACGTGTACGGCGTCGTCACTCGGGGGGAGCAGGCGTTCGATTTCGATGCCTTTCTGCTTCACCGGGCCTCGATGGCGATGGAAGCGGGCGCGGACGGCTTGATCGCATCGGGCGGCAGCATCGGCCTTTTGCGTGAGAAGCTAGGCGAGCGACCGCTGATTGTGACGCCGGGAATCCGGCCTACGGGATCCTCCACCGATGAACACAAACGAAGCCTTACCCCGGCCGAGGCCATCAAGATGGGCGCGGACCACCTAGTCGTGGGAAGGCCGATACGATCGGCGGCCGATCCGCTGGGTGCCGCGCGGCAGATTCTTGAAGAGATCGAAGGCGCCATAGGATAG